The Amblyomma americanum isolate KBUSLIRL-KWMA chromosome 11, ASM5285725v1, whole genome shotgun sequence genome includes the window GTAACTCGCCAGCATTCCTGAGTAGGCGTTCAAATTTTCTAACTCAATCAAAACAGTGTCAGTGCATTTACTTTTCCCTCCTCTCTTATTTTTCAGTGAGAAATTGTTTTTACAGTTGATTCTTAATAATCCAAACTGCAGGGGTATGAAAAATTTCTTCAAATCATTAAGAAGACATTGAAATAACGGAATCCTCCTTAATACACTTGAAGTTGACGAAAACAACACAAGGGTTTAAAAAGATCGGATATTTGAATTGAGCGACTTTGAAATTAACTAGAGTCCACTGTAAATGTGTGCCCTGTGCACCTGTGCTCAGTGTGTAAAAATATGAAATCTCTTTCAATGATATTCAATGTCGTGACCGCAAATTCCCTCAGGGAGAGCCAAAAGTCCCTATTTCAGGCTTTTTTTTCCATACAGCAGCTCTAAAACTCCGCCAATTTGGAGAAGTGAGACAACTTCAGTTCTTAAAGTTCCCTGGAAATCTGTGAAAATGCCCTTTTTTTCCATATTTTACTCCTCAAATTCCCTGGCAAAGGGAAGATTCCCCAAATGAAACATCACCCATCTTTTCACTACCAACATGACGTCTACTCCATCGAACTATGAGTGAATTGTTTTCCATCTCACTAGAGTTtcatagccgccgtggtggctgagtggttatggcgctcggctgctggcccgaaagacgcgggttcgatcccggccgcggcagtggaatttcgatggaggcgaaattctagaggcccgtgtgctgtgcgatgtcagtgcacgttaaagaacccaatgtggttgaaatttccggagcccttcactacggcgtctctcatagcctgagtcgctttgggacattaaacccatataaaccataTAAGCCAAACCAAGAGTTTCATAGTGGATTCGAAGCCACGGAAGAAGAGTGCACTTATGGGAGCTGTCAACGTGCGCTCGTAGCGTGCACCCTGCTCTAAAACGTTTGAGAGTTGGAGCATAGGGCCCTTTGCAGGCGCTACCCACAGTTATTTCTTCCTGCCTATACTGGCACGTAATCAATTCAGCTCTGTGAACATTCTGTTGCGCAGTTTTCTAATTAAGCTTATCTAGCTTGTTATGAGAAAAACTGTTAGTGGCCTTTCTGCACCTTAAAGCATGTTTTATTTGCTTTGGCTTCTAAATAGCACTGTGTACTCTGAAGGGTATATATATTTCTTTAAAGGTTGCCTTCAGTTAGTAGATTTCGGTATTTCATTTGTACATCCCTCAACCTTTAGGCAGTGCAAGATGAACTGTGAAGATTTAGTTGACTACCATCGGttgtgatggctcagtggctgcCCAAGGATACAGGATCAAATCCTGGCCATGGCAACCgtgtttttatggaggtgaaatgcaaaagcgccCTTGTGCTATGCAATATTGATGCACATTAAAGAgtgccaggtggtcaaaatcattCCGGAGTCCTGCACTATGGCATCCCTTGCAGCCAAtttgtcgctttgggatgttaaaaccccATATACCTTACCATTTGGCTATTTTGACACTGTGATTTGCCACTGTGCTTTTCAGGAGGTGGTAGAAGCCGTTCCAGAGGCACCGACTGACACCAGTGAAAGGAACGAGTCGTCAGCCCTGGACCACAGCTATGGCACACCCATGCGTTCGGCGGCCACTCCCATCGCAGTGGCTCGCGAGAGCACGGGTCGCCGGGTGCGTGCTCCCGAGGAGGATGAGTCACTGCGCAAGAAGCTCAAGTTGTCGCGGCAACGTGTGCGCCGGCTCGAGGAACGCGTGTCCATGCTCAACGACATGGTATACTCACTCCTGAACCAGACTATCATGGAGATGTAGGCATGGGTGAGTATCTGGCTGGTTTTCTTTGCCATCTTAGGAGAAGTGTCCAAATGGGCCTCTTGGACAGAGGTTCTTCGGCATGCCGCTGCAAAGGCAGAGTAAGACGGATGCCGTGAGTGATTCCCAAGGCCTCGTCCTGGAGAGCAGCTTCACACCGAGTCACTGCCCCCTTCTGCGAAAGAGGCAGCCTGCGACTTGCTGCAGTCACGCTACACTGTGAGGCACTCTGTGGTACCTGTGTGTATGGCTTGACTCAGCACCCGAGCTGCTCTACGCATTACCAGGAAGGCTATCCAGGCTTTTAAAATGGACCCAGAAATGATTTTGATGGTCTTAATCAAAAGCAAGATATCTGTAGGTGCAGGATTTGTGGGTGttcgagtcaaatttaaaagctctgcgtggaccctataatttgcaaataatttttaaaaCTGCTGCTCACGACCAATTAGGGTGACATCTCACTGCACGTTCTTAGCTGCCTCTAGCCCGTGACATAAAGTGGGCAATCTGGGCGAGCCTTCTCGCGCGGCATGCCCAAGTTACACAGGCGGGAGGGGCACAACGGGGTGCCGTCCCGAcccgttttctctttttttttcttccacttcgGCTTGTATGAGTTGAGGGGGGAGCTAGCTAGCATAGCTAATGAAGCTagcctaaattttttttttggtgcagtgACAAGTGATGGAATACCATCACTCAAGCACTTTTCCCAAAGTCAGAAAAGCCATTTTATGGTTCCTTCAACATGCACTTGGCATTTTGTTAAAGATGTTTTCTCCGGTTTTCTCTCACGAGTGCAAACCTATGCAATACTTCATTTGCAGAAAACAGCGATTTGGTTTGTTGTGTGAATCGGCGTTAGCCCTTCCGTTACTGTCAGTTGTGTGCATCATGGCAAATTGTACCAACACAGCCAGTGACAAGCAGAGCTTATTGGGGACTTAAATCCGCCTTGCATGGCACTAATGACGAGCTTGACTTGTCGTTTTGCCTCTAGAGTTCCTGGCAAAAGGTGGCGGTAGGTGTTCCATCCTGCTGTCTTGCATTACTTGCTGAAGGCCACACCGACGGTGGCACAAGAAAAATAGCTACCTGCTGCTCGCCAGCAGAGACCGCGAGTGTGCAGTAACAAAACGGCAGTCTTCAGCTGCTTCTTCGACAGAGCTGTCTTTAGAAACTGGGGGGCAGTGTTCCTAGCAAAGACACAGCAGTGACCCTGAAGGAGTGGCACTTTTGGATGCTGTTTGTGGGTAGTACCGAGTTTGCGCATGGTGGTCCCAGATAGCATAGCTACCTTACCCATTTTCTGAAACCGCAAGAGTGAGAAGACCACTAGCCGATGTCTCGATTTTACAAAGTTTCTCAAATCCCCAATGGCACCCCCACTGAAGCACGTGTATTTGTGAATACTAAGTAACAAAGGTGTTGCTGTGGTTGACCTCGATATAATGAACTCGTTTCACCTACTATCTATTCCCTAGTGCTACATTACTTGAAGTTTGGCCGGGCCAGGCAAGTTTCACGACGATAAAACACAGACCGCCATGGCAGGTACACCCACGATCACAACAAGCGAACCACAGTGGATGCAACGCATCGTGCTGTAGCACGATCGGCGCCTCTCCGTGCCAAATACAGCAGTCTCCGCAGCTTTCACTATTGTGGAGTCACAACAAGTGGTACtactttggattacaggcgcgaaaacagacagaccacaaggtagataaacgggacggagcgctccgtcccgtttatctaccttgtggtctgtctgttttcgtgcctgtaatccaaagatgtaccaacttgcccagcaagacgttcttttaagtgGTACTACAACTCTTTGTGTTCAAAAGCAGTGCAAAACAGTAGGATGCAGCAAAGAAGGCACAAGACGAGCAGTGCACGCCCAGCACTAGCACTGAGTTGCTCGCGATTCTGGCACCCACAGCAGACATGGGGCGGGAGTGTTTACAGCAGAGTGTGCTGGCAGTGGGAGGCTGAAACTGGAGTCCGCTTCCTATGGAAATGACGGCCAGGAACACCGATCAAAGAAGCACCGTTGTGGAGATGGTAGCGACTGCATTTAGAGCCGCATTATCAATGTGATCATGGAATGTTTCTCAGTGTTTACGACTTTCAGGGAAGGGGGTCTACTGTGAATGTTGGAATTGTTGGCTAGGCAATTTCATTggcatttatttttcattttaattttcgtTCTCCATTGGCCTTTCAAGTTTTCTGGTGAAACCTGCATGTTAAGGCATGTCCAAGTTTAACTGTGCATGTAATGTACAGGTCACCAATGACCTGTGGATTCTGAGGAAGGTGGAGGCAGTAGAAAGTCATGTGAGGAGGTTAGAATAGAAAAACTTTCTGGGATGGTATTACTGCAGTTGATGCAGGACTGGGTTATTGGAAATGGTTGGCCTTTGTCTAGTGGGCTTAGCCCGGCCGACAGAGTTGACGATTTAACACCAACACAATTTCACAAAATCTCTGGCCTGCTAAGCCAGCTGAACTGAATGGACAACACAGGGGtcataaaaagaaaaattgtacAAAACATGATTCGTCCTTTATTGTGTCCCCTTCCAGAAGTTTGGGTTCTGTGCAAGTCTGCGGCGGAAGTTTGAGTACCACTGCTCAAGTGCGCGCATGGGGAAGAAGCTCTCGCCCGGATGCGTGGGCACACTGACAGAGCCCCCGTACGAGGCCAGGTGGTTGAAGAGGCTCTCGGCCATCTTGGTGCAGAACTCTGTGTGCGAGTCGACGGCCGCCGCATCCCCTCCGGCAGACGTCGCCTGGAACTGGATCTGGGCCAGGGGCTCCACCGAGATGCCCAGCTGTGCCACGCTGCTGAAGCCGTGCGCCGAGAACGCGTGCAGCTCCGAACACTCTGCAAAACAAAGAGAGAGAACGACTCGCACTCTGCACAACTGAAGCAGAACCAGTGTCGGCAAACTGAAGACGTGCTGTGCTTTGTGGTGTGACCTTGCTGCGTGTGCCAGACACCATGGAGGGATTTTGATTAGACTATTCGTGCAAAACTAGTGTCGTAGCCTGGTGCATACGGCATGTTAGACACAGCTGTGTGTTACAGACCTGTGCTAGGCTTGGGATGAAACGCAG containing:
- the LOC144111386 gene encoding THAP domain-containing protein 1-like, which gives rise to MVLCEAWNCNNDSENCPDATFHKFPLDSPALLRAWVHNVNRPAPWQPTANSVLCSDHFLERWFVRSGKTTRLRSNAVPTIFAYPDDQEQEVVEAVPEAPTDTSERNESSALDHSYGTPMRSAATPIAVARESTGRRVRAPEEDESLRKKLKLSRQRVRRLEERVSMLNDMVYSLLNQTIMEM
- the LOC144111385 gene encoding protein Hikeshi isoform X2; the protein is MSIFGAIVTGRLVQTDFQNVDQTKFLINIPDPDSINHIVVFLTGTQPFPEGFGGSVYFCWPSPDAVGNWQLLGFISNAKPSAIFRISKHKKECSELHAFSAHGFSSVAQLGISVEPLAQIQFQATSAGGDAAAVDSHTEFCTKMAESLFNHLASYGGSVSVPTHPGESFFPMRALEQWYSNFRRRLAQNPNFWKGTQ